A window of the Miscanthus floridulus cultivar M001 chromosome 14, ASM1932011v1, whole genome shotgun sequence genome harbors these coding sequences:
- the LOC136502991 gene encoding methionine--tRNA ligase, chloroplastic/mitochondrial-like codes for MDALHRVLNDLPVQQFYWPAMLMSAGLSVPDTVFGHGFLTKDGMKMGKSLGNTLEPKDLVERYGADAVRYFFLREVEFGNDGDYSAERFINIVNGHLANTIAFDSLAATDGSLFRDNIENLVDNAQHQYKNLLLSSTCETVLEIGNLGNLYVDEQAHGPVSSKGSHK; via the exons ATGGATGCTTTACACCGCGTGCTCAATGATTTGCCTGTACAACAAT TTTATTGGCCAGCCATGTTAATGTCAGCAGGTTTAAGTGTTCCTGATACAGTTTTTGGTCATGGATTCTTGACAAAG GATGGCATGAAGATGGGTAAGTCATTAGGCAACACACTTGAACCAAAAGATCTGGTAGAAAGATATGGGGCTGATGCTGTTAGGTACTTCTTCTTGCGGGAAGTAGAATTCGGCAATGATGGGGACTATTCAGCAGAACGCTTTATCAATATAGTCAATGGTCATCTTGCTAATACAATTG CTTTTGATTCACTTGCTGCTACAGATGGAAGTTTGTTCAGAGATAACATAGAAAACCTG GTGGACAATGCACAACACCAGTACAAAAATCTTTTGCTGTCATCAACATGTGAAACTGTTCTAGAGATTGGTAACCTTGGAAACTTGTACGTCGATGAGCAAGCACATGGTCCTGTTTCAAGCAAGGGAAGCCACAAGTAA
- the LOC136504282 gene encoding probable staphylococcal-like nuclease CAN2 → MGNILRCLTGGDNHGDDHYRPHYHPTSEPGIILQGGWGSPPRFQPDHHQLGPHGGVASLVQDLLNFESTSMVPEALRNNVTSSKKAQVKWYRNILEAYKNSSPPPKTPAEAARLVAAALSRIQRANLEGILAFYNLPIPSFSSASTSSDHQPSSLPEGIQFVLNTLPVHNKCIGDGDGFTAYVDTADPRESANVPLEVHEMVIERTQARIDKDYQTVDALLRSLNEAGYKIITILGEEILAKKYRIRMRGIDAPELKMASGKESRNALVKLIGGKRVTIYVYGQDQFGRYVGDIYCDNVFIQEQMLKSGHVWHFKTYDKRPEFAQWEREARAAHRGLFASENPEKPWDWRRDQRNANIPVY, encoded by the exons ATGGGAAACATCCTCAGGTGCTTAACGGGGGGAGacaaccatggtgatgatcactATCGTCCCCACTATCATCCAACCTCCGAGCCCGGCATCATACTACAGGGCGGCTGGGGCTCTCCGCCTCGTTTCCAGCCTGATCATCACCAGCTAGGTCCCCATGGCGGCGTCGCCTCCTTGGTTCAGGACCTCCTCAACTTCGAATCCACATCCATG GTACCTGAAGCGCTCAGAAATAATGTTACATCGTCCAAGAAAGCCCAGGTTAAATG GTACCGGAATATTTTGGAGGCATATAAGAACTCTAGTCCCCCACCAAAAACACCAGCCGAGGCCGCCCGACTAGTTGCAGCAGCTCTAAGCAGGATTCAGAGAGCTAATTTGGAG GGTATTCTTGCATTTTACAACCTCCCGATCCCATCATTCTCTTCAGCATCAACATCCTCGGACCACCAACCATCCTCACTACCAGAGGGCATACAGTTTGTGCTGAACACTTTGCCG GTTCACAACAAGTGCATTGGAGATGGCGACGGATTTACTGCCTATGTTGACACAGCAGACCCGAGGGAGTCTGCGAATGTGCCACTAGAAGTCCATGAGATGGTGATTGAAAGGACTCAAGCACGCATTGATAAGGATTACCAGACGGTCGATGCACTTCTTAGGAGCCTCAATGAAGCAGGATATAA GATAATAACCATTTTAGGAGAAGAGATACTTGCAAAGAAATACAGAATCAGAATGAG GGGCATCGATGCACCAGAGCTTAAAATGGCTAGTGGGAAGGAATCGAGGAATGCATTGGTGAAGCTAATTGGAGGGAAAAGGGTCACAATTTACGTGTATGGACAGGACCAGTTTGGGCGTTATGTGGGTGACATATATTGTGATAATGTGTTCATCCAG GAGCAAATGCTAAAGAGTGGTCATGTATGGCATTTCAAGACTTACGATAAGCGCCCAGAGTTTGCGCAG TGGGAGAGAGAGGCAAGAGCTGCACATCGAGGGCTTTTTGCATCAGAGAACCCTGAGAAGCCATGGGACTGGAGAAGAGACCAGCGCAATGCAAACATTCCAGTCTACTGA